The following is a genomic window from Phaseolus vulgaris cultivar G19833 chromosome 6, P. vulgaris v2.0, whole genome shotgun sequence.
tgttgcttctttgtttggaaagcttagggaacatgagctagagatgaatagactcaatgttcaagagagtgaagataagcacacaaggagcatagccttgaaagcatccaaacacaagggaaagcaagattctagtgatgaggaaaaccttagcttgctgtcaagaaaattcagcaaattcctaaagagaaaccgcaacaaagacaacaacaaggataggtatggaaacaagaaacccaatgaattcaattcaaataactatacttgttttggttgtggtgagcaaggtcatataaaggcagattgtccaaacaagagcaaagagaaaaagactagttacaaggagaagaaaggcaagacaaaaagacttgggatgaaaatgaggtgtcatcatcaagttcttgatcgagtgaagatgaaaaagcaaacatatgtttggtagttgaaaatgatgatgaatcttgcagctcaagtgaggtaagttcatgtgcttccttaaatgaacaaaattacaatgaattacttgaagcttttcaagaaacacatgatgaagctaatagattggttctttcaaacaaccgattgaaagatcttaacagttggcttgaaaagagagttaaatcacttgaagaggatctggaaaaagcaaaaagtgattttgaaaaattggaaaatcatttcaaaaatgcctcttgcaagtgtgatactctcatttgcaaaaattgtgaaaatcttgagaaaaaggttcactatcttgttaaaactgtggacaagctttcaaaggggaaatcaaactttgagaatgtcttggcatctcaaacctgtgtttttggaaaggctggtttaggctttaatccacagaacaagcaagataagttttcaaaaagtttttcaagaaaattagaaaaacaaccgattgttaagacgaaacaatcggttgttacatgcttttactgcatgaagaaaggccactctgttaggttatgtgaaataaggaaatattctgttccaagaggttttatgaaatggattcctaagggatgtgatgtttctaactacaaagaaaagacaaacggacccaaatttgtaaggggaccaaatcttgctacttgaaaTTGCTTATgcaaaactaaagaaaaaggaaggactgagtcatctgatcaagctgttgaagaaaaaggaagtcattgaagctgaatcaatgctatgcaaaagacctcaacagtgaaaagaggcttcttgatcataaagcacatggctcattgaagaattaacataaggataagactttcctttatttgttcttaatttctgtttcaaagttctttcttatggttaaacaatctttttattatcaatatcatctgctttgaactcctTCTGCTCATggtaaaaattcaaaaacatgttattaactgctgcagaaaaacaactgattgtttcttcgaaacaaccgattgctttGGGTCTGACAAcactatgaagaaattgttttaattgctattttgaatttctatccgttgcagatcaatttaaaagagagaatcttggtcaaagaatctgtgttgaaagctgattatgttcaaaaagaagttacaacagtcataaaggaatatattccaaaatcttggaatttcaagagccttaatgactagtcaaagatcacatgtgaaggccatgtgattttcagctttttctgacattttctgtgcagagtagagtcaagtcctctctctctgaaaatcaggtacccattgaatgaaattaaattcaaattgattctcttactgctataaaatctggtgcatatttcttccacaagaacaaccaattgcaacatctcttgcaacatatcttgcaaaaatctgtgaagtgtgttctcctctgttttcgtctctgctatcatggaatcaactcctcccacctcaaagagagtcaaaaccagggttgtaaggtctggaggaaggctagaaggctggttttctggagacaatgatctcattgagaagtataggtatgaaacaagtatcaagaagataaacaaccccaaggttgtatgctttgattggctgaaaagtcaaaagcttgataatgtgagaaggctgctcaaggatcaatctcttagaaagttcctggagttgaagggaaacatttatctagatttggtgagggtgttctacacaaacttgaagtttgagggaaacaatctagtttctcatgtgaaaggtgtagaaatggagatatctcatgaagtatggactgctgttgctggacttaagttctctggtctgagaatcaacaagggaaaccttggagtggtggaggattttaacaaaatcgaattctacaaaagttgcttgaagaataaacatgctcaagttagtacatgctcggttggaggtttgaagcttgatgagagattgcttactctcattgtaacttggattctaactccaagggggagtaatcattctgtgctaactgaagaagatctagtttatatcttctgcatcaccaagaaaatcaagatcaattggatccacatcatcaaagagcacatgcaaaaagccatgacgttaggtgattatcattatccatatgctgttttggtatctaaatttctactctattttgaagctaatcttgaagatgaaacatcttagttggtcaagtcaactcaagagttgaacaatggatcactcagcaaaatgggttttacaaaagtaggtggaaaatggataagcaaggatggtgatcatggtgcctcatctagtggtgctgctaatcttgaacaagatgaacctgctgatatggatgttcaacatgaagatccacctgaagattatcaagatgctggaccaagtgctggtgctggaaatcaaggagaaaggatgcaaaccatgtcgcctttttgaaagactcatggtgaataggcttgatagctttgctgaaaatctaaggagcctccatgatctctctgttagtaatttccaaaggattgactcaaggtttgacaacatggatgcaaggtttatgactctggatgaacagattgaagctgtccagaatcaaatctttgatcttcagtttgctgatgaagaagaatgaaggaaaaacaaccgattggttatcgaaacaatcgattgtttttggctgttatttctggtttttaaaatttctttctttctgttgttgctgctttaagtctgatgtaatcaaaacaatatcttgttttatctcttatctttgtttatttgtgaagacaaatagggggagatatatgctgtgttttAAGTTTATGTTTTCagttgataaaacagtttgggtTATGTAATATGTTCTGATATTTAGTTTGAAGGTTATTAACTGTTTATCTGTGCGCTAACAAAATATTCAGAAGTTCAACTCAAAGTTCTATTACTGGAactgctttagatttaatcaggtacaacacaagcaccagggatttgtcttcatcaaatagggggagattgttgaatcaagtggtgttcaagttttgaaaaatccaaatcctttgaaggatgttgaagccttggctgtgcttgatgttgctgtgctggtttagcttagttctggggtagtttatatgttgtaatccaccctttgattaaatctaaagtattagcattctcaatctttgtgaaagtaaaatgttttcaaactaagttaaaacaaccgattgttttgtcgaaacaaccgattgtttatacttaggtgttttgagaaaaagattgaaaactgtttttaaatggttgaactgttaagtaccaaaacaaccgattgattcgaggaaacaaccgattgtttgttttgggaccataacagaaaaattgttttctgtttgactgagctttaaatgttttaactgtttacgctccagtcattgaatgctttgaccaatctttaaatgtaatttaagagtttgttaagatttgataacaaactacatctttgaatatattcaataaaacagatttgagattaAAGAATTTTTGACAAGTTgtttttctaagagagtttttcaaagagctgatattgctaagagtttgtggtTGATCAAAGTgtttggaataggattctgcttgtattgatttcaaattatcttctgtaacaagtgtaatccttgtactccgttgaacaagtttcgtttctatgtttgctgagattggctttgtgttcttgaggggttcaagatcagtaatcttagtgttggccaaggagagtgtgtttcttgaggtgttcaaggtcattctcttggttgttgtgtaagtgatcaagtggtgattgcttagtggatttcctcagggtttctgagaagactggatgtagctctgggtttggagtgaaccagtataaacaattgtgtacaatctctttatctctaactctttaaatttagtttatttgttgtttgctggtataaacaaccgattgtttctacgaaacaaccgattgttttttctggtactacagcttttgcttgctgttttggcgaactgaatttttgaatcaattgtttcctgagataaattcattcttgttttgaAAGTTTGTGAACGATATAtgttttgaacgatgatgtggaagatATAGTCAGTTTTAAAGGACCTGTAGTTCAACCTGAAgctgtaattcaacctgaagttgaagctccaattgcaactatgatgggGTGACCAAGAAGGCAACAACGACAACCTGTACACCTCCAAGATTacgaagtaaatcttgatgatgaagttgatgacaatggagaaTTGGTTCACATTGCTTTTCTTGAAGATTCAGAATATGTGAGACTTGCAGAtgccattcaacaccccaaatgacaagaggctatgaatgaagaattgatggtgattgagaaaaacaatacatGGCAGCTCACTGATCTTCCAAAAGGACACAAAGAAATTGATGTGAAGTGGGTGTACAAGATTAAAGTGAAAGCAAATGGTGAGATTGATAaatacaaggcaaggttggtggcAAAGGGATTCGAGCAAAGAGAAGGCTATGATTACGAAGAAATATTTTCTCCTGTAGCTCGAATGGAAACAATTAGATTAATCATTGCTTTAACTGCACAAAGGCAATGGAAAAATTCACCAAATGGACGTCAAGTATGCGTTTCTAAACGACCCACTTGATGAAGAGGTTTATGTAAAGCAGCCGTCAGGTTTCATACAATCTGGCAAAGAGGAGAAGGTGAAAAGACTAACTaaggctttatatggtcttaaacaggCACCAACAGCTTGGAACAAAAGGATTGATTCCTTTCTTCATGCCACTGGATTCAAAAAATGTGCATCAGATCATGGTCTTTATCTAAAGACTAATAATTATGGAGATTTGCTAATTTTATATCTTTACGTTGATGATGTGATTTTTACAGGAAGTAATCTCAAAATGATTAGTGACTTCAAGCATATCATGATGAAGGAATTTGAGATGACTGATCTCGGTCTTATATCCTACTTTATTGGGCATTGAATTCATCCAAGGAGACAATGGAATCTTCATTCATCAAAGGAAATTTGCtgctgagtttttaaaaaagtttaagaTGGAGGATTCAAACTCAGTTAAGACTCCAATTGAAACTGAAATTAAGCTTACGAAGGAAGGTGATGGGCGAACGGTAGATGCAACATACTTTAAGCAGATTGTTGGGAGCCTTAGATATCTGACGTGTGCTAGACCCGACATATGTTATGTTGTGGGATTGGTCAGTCGATACATGGAGTCACCTTGACAAGTTCATTTACAAGCTGTAAAGAGAGTTATGCGCTGCA
Proteins encoded in this region:
- the LOC137833227 gene encoding uncharacterized mitochondrial protein AtMg00820-like, whose amino-acid sequence is MNEELMVIEKNNTWQLTDLPKGHKEIDVKWVYKIKVKANGEIDKYKARLVAKGFEQREGYDYEEIFSPVARMETIRLIIALTAQRQWKNSPNGRQAPTAWNKRIDSFLHATGFKKCASDHGSNLKMISDFKHIMMKEFEMTDLGLISYFIGH